The Xanthomonas sp. CFBP 8443 genome has a window encoding:
- a CDS encoding ABC transporter permease, with amino-acid sequence MFGYYCKLALHSFRRNRLLTALMVLAIAVGIGASMTTLTVFHVLAADPIPGKSAQLFYVEMNVYPDDKYEPAGEEPLQLTRRDAEALLRDKRGDRQAMMSAGGVNVVPVKAEQTPSHVEARFTSSDFFPMFAVPMRYGHAWTAEDDTRRARVAVLSRKLNEQLFGDVDSTGRDLQVGENMLRVVGVTEDWSMNPRFYDLTNTEYGDSEDIFVPFSTSRDLQMGASGTMECWGSSGDGQDSENAPCTWIQYWVELADAGKRAAYRDYLDGYARQQHDGGRFTHPADVRLSDVMAWLDRNHAVPADVRLQLWLALVFLGICLLNTVGLMLAKFLRQGGEIGVRRALGASRRAIFAQHLVEAAMIGAAGGMAGLLLAWLGLWLVRRQPADYAALAHMDGSMLFVALALTLGSSLLAGALPAWQAMRVQTAMQLKSQ; translated from the coding sequence ACTACTGCAAACTGGCGCTGCACAGCTTTCGTCGCAACCGGTTGCTGACCGCGTTGATGGTGCTCGCCATCGCGGTCGGCATCGGCGCCTCGATGACCACGCTGACCGTGTTCCACGTGCTGGCCGCCGATCCGATCCCGGGCAAGAGCGCGCAACTTTTCTACGTGGAGATGAACGTCTATCCGGACGACAAGTACGAGCCGGCCGGCGAGGAGCCGCTGCAGCTGACCCGCCGCGACGCCGAAGCGCTGTTGCGCGACAAGCGCGGCGATCGCCAGGCGATGATGTCCGCCGGCGGCGTGAACGTGGTGCCGGTCAAGGCCGAACAGACGCCGTCCCACGTCGAAGCACGCTTCACCTCGTCCGACTTCTTCCCGATGTTCGCGGTCCCGATGCGCTACGGCCACGCCTGGACCGCCGAGGACGACACGCGGCGCGCGCGCGTGGCGGTGCTCTCGCGCAAGCTCAACGAGCAATTGTTCGGCGACGTGGACAGCACCGGGCGCGACCTGCAGGTCGGCGAAAACATGCTGCGCGTCGTCGGCGTTACCGAGGACTGGAGCATGAACCCGCGCTTCTACGACCTGACCAACACCGAATACGGCGACAGCGAGGACATCTTCGTCCCGTTCTCGACCTCGCGCGACCTGCAGATGGGAGCGAGCGGCACCATGGAGTGCTGGGGCAGCAGCGGCGATGGCCAAGACAGCGAGAACGCGCCCTGCACGTGGATCCAGTACTGGGTGGAACTCGCCGACGCCGGCAAGCGCGCCGCCTACCGCGATTACCTGGACGGCTACGCGCGCCAGCAACACGATGGCGGCCGCTTCACCCACCCCGCCGACGTGCGCCTGAGCGACGTGATGGCATGGCTGGACCGCAACCATGCGGTACCGGCCGACGTGCGCCTGCAACTGTGGCTGGCGCTGGTGTTCCTGGGCATCTGCCTGCTCAACACCGTCGGCCTGATGCTGGCCAAATTCCTGCGCCAGGGCGGCGAGATCGGGGTGCGGCGGGCGCTCGGCGCATCGCGCCGGGCGATCTTCGCCCAGCACCTGGTGGAAGCGGCAATGATCGGCGCGGCGGGCGGCATGGCCGGCCTGCTGCTGGCCTGGCTCGGCCTGTGGCTGGTGCGCCGGCAACCGGCCGACTATGCCGCACTGGCGCACATGGACGGCAGCATGCTGTTCGTCGCACTGGCGTTGACGTTGGGAAGCAGCCTGCTGGCCGGCGCATTGCCTGCATGGCAGGCCATGCGCGTGCAGACCGCCATGCAACTCAAGTCGCAGTGA